A genomic region of Candidatus Hydrogenedentota bacterium contains the following coding sequences:
- a CDS encoding FxLYD domain-containing protein, which yields MQLETQRSEADPRKRRPGRHQDAFLLLCVAVAAAGCTTPGAVLAPAGVSYTDNTGPADEGGAAKELETARIRLDAGEYSNVLPRLHHIVSEYPDTRAGVDARYYLGVTYYRISGFPDALNYFNDYLALAPNGEYAGASREYLVLLQEEMAKHYPSTAQTAERVAEAEAKVAAAPGDLASNLELAETYWRSGQYAEAGAVYEDLLVKWPELEHDATIRTRVERAADGRLIVLTPEEVLRREAENEPLVIFNTASFRSGREQLYARSYRDIYYNVSGQVVNRSQTPLQQVQVTVTIYGFGAMVYETQTVNLGTLAPKQVRAFSVQFSKFDVIENIVRYECVGSYTR from the coding sequence ATGCAGTTGGAGACCCAGCGGTCCGAAGCGGACCCGCGAAAGAGAAGGCCGGGCAGACATCAGGACGCGTTCCTCTTGTTATGTGTAGCGGTTGCCGCGGCAGGGTGTACGACGCCCGGCGCGGTGCTTGCCCCTGCCGGCGTCAGTTATACGGACAATACCGGCCCGGCAGATGAAGGCGGCGCCGCCAAAGAACTGGAGACGGCGCGTATCCGGCTGGACGCGGGTGAGTATTCAAATGTGCTGCCGCGTCTGCACCACATTGTGTCGGAATACCCGGATACCCGCGCGGGGGTCGACGCCCGGTATTACCTTGGCGTGACGTACTACCGCATCAGCGGGTTCCCAGACGCGCTGAATTATTTCAACGACTACCTTGCGCTCGCACCGAACGGCGAATATGCCGGCGCCAGCAGGGAATACCTGGTCCTGTTGCAGGAGGAAATGGCCAAGCACTATCCGTCGACGGCCCAGACGGCGGAGCGAGTGGCAGAAGCCGAAGCCAAGGTGGCCGCGGCCCCGGGCGACCTCGCCAGCAACCTTGAACTGGCCGAGACCTACTGGCGCAGCGGACAGTACGCTGAGGCCGGCGCGGTCTATGAGGATCTGCTGGTGAAGTGGCCGGAACTCGAGCACGACGCGACTATCCGCACCCGGGTCGAACGCGCAGCCGACGGGCGGCTCATCGTTCTCACGCCGGAAGAAGTGCTGCGCCGCGAGGCCGAGAACGAACCGCTCGTGATATTCAACACGGCCTCATTCCGCAGCGGCCGGGAACAGCTGTATGCGCGCAGTTACCGCGACATCTATTACAACGTCAGCGGTCAGGTGGTAAACCGAAGCCAGACGCCGCTCCAACAGGTGCAAGTCACGGTTACCATATACGGGTTCGGCGCGATGGTTTACGAGACACAGACGGTCAACCTGGGTACGCTCGCGCCCAAACAGGTTCGCGCATTCAGCGTCCAATTCTCCAAATTCGACGTCATCGAGAACATCGTTCGCTATGAGTGCGTGGGTTCGTATACGCGATAG
- a CDS encoding beta-galactosidase: protein MKRVCFWLLCMLAFSVAVAAQDADAGASSAGAGAAPAAAPAAFAEIWTEPGAYTQAPRVTLDVALAPSYPVTSPVPFECRMRSSGRHPGTRVTMTLTDASGTVVGSEEIVETLYDGPNACRFLWDARDAAPGAYKAVFEARYPGDDPSAVFEATVRKVTEEHLRAEQAAVTADAAALRKNLDTALSRGTRFPEMEMRLALVEEFLGRAAQDLAAGAWRSLDAKLTYGRRTLESVRAGLAFGAAPVVLTSASRPDLGVLEVRDGGFFAGDAPVFLFGIVLRRPNANAVHVLPRYGLNLAVFEIAPEDTLDASGEVLPYQGEFDALFAGAQADGVTLLAQLAPHRPGAALLDAHPEIATAGFVDVAHPLLQERFQRHIDTVVPYLAAQSAVSMLSIVHTPRFRFLEEPVRQQFIAHVQTLYEDRQALNQSWRAHLANYEEILIGDAPGQYDYRQKRAYQWDWQVFHRGLGVQYLRSLRDAVKQLAPAKPLMATLPDNVFEPGESRDGLDREAVAGMMDITGCTTRLSPASDLYAYRYPDQSAFCTVMRSMEPEKPVVCAENQITVDASLTPGYAYGYVYTAVWDAVVSGLSAMALPGDSAVFLRPETFEAFAAAALDINRLSPVVHAIQRAPADVGILWSDSAKVFDDGDPYLLSARFAYEGCSFSGYAVRYITENQCVSGDLGLLKVLVIPETPALRNDAFAAVQGFVEQGGTVARVGKPIPYNERGHSRQDVIRNTSNTVLVRGMNLPTEYLHAMDAAIVLGSLEDISRPINGHGYPLEGVKTRMVEWQGDTYLFVVNMRPEPILCYLSGAQHAGTDLISGRRVEFPNLLDPLEPMLVRLDSAVPEKILTSR, encoded by the coding sequence ATGAAGCGGGTATGCTTCTGGTTGTTATGCATGCTGGCGTTTTCCGTCGCGGTTGCCGCTCAGGATGCTGATGCGGGGGCATCGAGCGCGGGCGCCGGTGCCGCGCCCGCGGCGGCGCCTGCGGCCTTCGCGGAAATCTGGACGGAACCCGGCGCGTACACCCAAGCACCCCGGGTTACGCTGGACGTTGCCTTGGCGCCGAGCTATCCGGTGACGAGTCCGGTCCCCTTCGAGTGCAGGATGCGGTCGTCCGGCCGTCATCCCGGCACCCGCGTGACCATGACCCTGACCGATGCGTCGGGGACGGTCGTTGGGAGCGAAGAGATCGTGGAAACGCTGTACGATGGCCCGAACGCATGCCGTTTTCTATGGGATGCGCGCGATGCGGCGCCGGGCGCGTACAAGGCGGTGTTCGAGGCGCGTTACCCGGGCGACGACCCGAGCGCCGTCTTTGAGGCCACCGTCCGGAAGGTCACGGAAGAGCATTTGCGGGCCGAACAGGCGGCAGTAACGGCGGACGCGGCCGCACTTCGGAAGAACCTGGACACCGCCCTTTCCCGGGGGACGCGATTCCCGGAAATGGAAATGCGTTTGGCTCTGGTGGAGGAGTTTCTCGGGCGCGCGGCGCAGGACCTTGCGGCAGGGGCGTGGCGCAGTCTGGACGCCAAACTCACCTATGGCCGCCGCACGTTGGAGAGCGTCCGCGCTGGTCTGGCCTTTGGCGCGGCGCCCGTGGTGCTGACGTCCGCATCCCGGCCTGACTTGGGGGTGCTCGAGGTGCGGGACGGCGGCTTTTTTGCCGGAGATGCCCCCGTGTTCCTGTTCGGGATCGTATTGCGGAGGCCAAATGCCAACGCGGTGCACGTGCTGCCGCGCTACGGGCTGAACTTGGCCGTTTTCGAGATTGCCCCCGAGGATACGCTGGATGCCTCGGGCGAAGTGCTGCCATACCAAGGCGAATTTGACGCGCTGTTTGCGGGCGCGCAGGCCGACGGTGTGACGCTGCTGGCGCAGCTTGCGCCGCACCGGCCCGGCGCCGCCCTGCTGGATGCCCACCCCGAAATCGCGACCGCGGGTTTTGTGGATGTTGCGCATCCGCTGCTGCAAGAGCGGTTCCAGCGCCATATTGATACGGTTGTGCCTTACCTTGCCGCGCAGAGCGCGGTCAGCATGCTGAGTATCGTGCATACGCCGCGCTTCCGTTTCCTGGAGGAACCGGTGCGGCAGCAGTTTATCGCGCACGTGCAGACGCTCTACGAGGACCGACAGGCGCTCAATCAATCCTGGCGCGCGCATCTCGCCAACTACGAGGAAATCCTGATCGGCGACGCGCCCGGCCAATATGATTACCGGCAGAAACGGGCGTATCAGTGGGACTGGCAGGTCTTTCACCGCGGTCTTGGCGTGCAGTACCTCCGGTCGTTGCGCGACGCCGTGAAGCAGCTCGCGCCCGCGAAGCCGCTCATGGCAACGCTGCCGGACAACGTGTTCGAGCCGGGTGAATCACGGGACGGGCTGGACCGGGAAGCCGTCGCCGGCATGATGGATATCACGGGCTGCACAACCCGGCTGAGTCCCGCCAGCGACCTGTACGCGTACCGCTATCCGGACCAGTCGGCCTTTTGCACCGTGATGCGGTCGATGGAGCCCGAGAAGCCGGTGGTGTGCGCCGAGAATCAGATTACGGTCGACGCCTCACTCACGCCCGGCTATGCGTATGGCTACGTCTACACCGCCGTCTGGGACGCCGTCGTCTCCGGGTTGAGCGCCATGGCGCTGCCGGGCGACAGCGCCGTCTTTCTGCGTCCGGAAACGTTCGAGGCGTTCGCCGCCGCGGCGCTCGATATCAACCGGCTCTCGCCCGTGGTGCATGCGATCCAGCGCGCGCCCGCGGATGTCGGGATTCTGTGGAGCGATTCCGCCAAGGTGTTCGACGATGGCGACCCGTACCTGCTCTCGGCGCGTTTCGCGTACGAGGGGTGCTCCTTTTCGGGCTACGCCGTGCGCTATATCACCGAGAATCAGTGCGTATCGGGTGACTTGGGCCTGCTCAAGGTGCTCGTGATTCCGGAAACGCCCGCGCTCCGGAACGACGCGTTTGCGGCCGTCCAGGGCTTTGTCGAGCAGGGCGGCACCGTGGCGCGCGTGGGCAAGCCCATTCCCTACAACGAGCGGGGCCACTCGCGGCAGGACGTTATCCGCAACACCTCCAACACGGTTCTGGTGCGCGGGATGAATCTGCCGACCGAATACCTGCACGCGATGGATGCGGCGATTGTGCTGGGATCTCTGGAAGATATCAGCCGACCGATCAACGGCCACGGCTATCCCCTCGAGGGCGTCAAGACGCGCATGGTCGAGTGGCAGGGCGACACGTACCTTTTCGTCGTGAATATGCGGCCGGAACCGATCCTCTGTTATCTCTCCGGCGCGCAACATGCGGGCACGGACCTGATCAGCGGGCGCCGCGTAGAGTTTCCGAATCTGCTTGACCCGCTGGAGCCGATGCTGGTCCGCCTGGACTCGGCGGTGCCGGAGAAAATACTGACTTCGCGCTGA
- a CDS encoding (Fe-S)-binding protein encodes MALKPFQLSKTFLRDRCDYCGECLARCPVLEYPVERAKSEFQALVETGGAPVLARCTGCMACNSFCPTDANPHTLIVSRWNARYRERGLPARAALVLPYQRENLFVHAVARLPEDERALVRAWEGNWRRPPKADTMIYAGCNALLQPFLLDSALFRGVPVFGSLDLCCGEPLYRMGCWDAERVVAERLRDEFGRMGFERLLVPCLAGYHLFRYVYPDVFGVRLGCEVISLYDWIGERIAAGLIHVRPLNKRAVIHDNCWPKASGDVCFDGVRGLLERIGVTVVEPAHTRESALCCGMCAGAARHSLRDTLRTARTRLRELRDAAADFAVDYCGGCSWLFSLAGQLSISLRNVPMYHLLELVQLAAGETPRHRTQAHAGGIIRAMTGKLLCSYLTPGRFRVTSIAGRPVPDSSVEP; translated from the coding sequence ATGGCCCTGAAACCGTTCCAGCTGTCAAAAACATTCCTGCGGGACCGCTGTGACTACTGCGGCGAATGCCTCGCACGATGCCCGGTGCTTGAATATCCTGTCGAACGCGCGAAATCGGAATTCCAGGCGCTCGTCGAAACCGGCGGCGCGCCCGTGCTTGCGCGATGCACCGGCTGCATGGCCTGCAACAGCTTCTGCCCCACGGACGCCAACCCGCATACGCTGATCGTGTCACGGTGGAACGCGCGGTACCGGGAGCGGGGCCTCCCGGCGCGCGCGGCGCTCGTGCTCCCCTACCAGCGCGAAAACCTGTTCGTGCATGCCGTGGCGCGGCTGCCCGAGGACGAGCGCGCGCTGGTGCGCGCGTGGGAAGGCAACTGGCGCCGCCCGCCCAAGGCTGACACCATGATCTACGCCGGCTGCAACGCCCTGCTCCAGCCGTTCCTGCTCGATTCCGCCTTGTTCCGCGGCGTGCCTGTCTTCGGTTCCCTCGATTTGTGTTGCGGCGAGCCGTTGTACCGGATGGGCTGCTGGGACGCCGAGCGGGTCGTTGCGGAACGGCTACGCGACGAGTTCGGGCGCATGGGATTCGAGCGGCTCCTCGTGCCCTGCCTCGCGGGCTACCATCTTTTCCGCTACGTGTACCCGGACGTCTTTGGCGTTCGCCTCGGTTGCGAGGTCATTTCGCTGTACGACTGGATCGGCGAGCGCATCGCGGCAGGCCTGATCCACGTGCGCCCGTTGAACAAGCGCGCGGTCATCCACGACAACTGCTGGCCGAAAGCGTCCGGCGATGTCTGTTTCGACGGGGTGCGCGGCCTGCTGGAACGGATCGGCGTCACGGTGGTCGAACCGGCGCACACGCGCGAGTCCGCGCTCTGTTGCGGGATGTGCGCGGGCGCGGCGCGGCACAGCTTGCGCGATACGCTGCGCACCGCGCGGACGCGCCTGCGTGAACTGCGCGACGCAGCCGCGGATTTCGCCGTCGACTATTGCGGCGGCTGTTCCTGGCTGTTCAGCCTGGCGGGGCAGCTAAGCATTTCGCTGCGCAACGTGCCCATGTATCACCTGCTCGAACTGGTGCAGCTGGCCGCGGGCGAAACGCCGCGGCACCGCACGCAGGCGCATGCGGGGGGCATTATCCGCGCGATGACGGGAAAACTGCTGTGCAGTTATCTGACGCCGGGCCGGTTCCGGGTTACCAGCATCGCCGGCCGGCCGGTGCCTGATTCCTCCGTGGAACCGTAA
- a CDS encoding (Fe-S)-binding protein — protein MSNALHPFRKYERKPFDAARCTACGQCLSECPVMRLPEADAKQHFAALVAHWTDGTPLSRKTEKVLRDCTSCFACNLVCPEDCRPTNLFLDIWHRQYQREGLPVRARYFLPHSEPNFRTRAVARFPADQRAAIESWKRLDPAEEVFYPGCNIVASPYLTFSKLFDGLEIRGGLEYCCGEMYFRMGLYEQVEQVAAKLTRYFRRLGVKRVYASCTACLNVLSHVLPQFGADFSGIEFVSFIRLLHDRLASGALRISNPLNHVTVTVQDSCHAKIYEEAYYDWPRRILELIGCAIVEAPRSRQRAHCCGIGAGFSHEAGYGKFDIISGQRACAANLRASGAQRIAVYCSGCLQTQSAAKYVSRTPQPVYHVIELVQEAIGEKPARRHRKLAFDLLAGTLLRQEMGKARFYVPPIE, from the coding sequence ATGAGCAACGCCTTGCATCCCTTCCGGAAATATGAGCGAAAACCCTTCGATGCAGCGCGCTGCACCGCGTGCGGGCAGTGCCTTTCCGAATGCCCCGTAATGCGACTGCCGGAAGCGGACGCCAAACAGCATTTTGCGGCCCTCGTGGCGCATTGGACGGATGGGACGCCGCTTTCCAGAAAGACGGAGAAGGTGCTGCGTGATTGTACGAGCTGTTTCGCCTGCAACCTTGTCTGCCCGGAAGACTGTCGTCCCACCAACCTGTTCCTCGACATCTGGCATCGCCAATATCAGCGCGAGGGACTGCCCGTCCGCGCGCGGTATTTCCTGCCGCACAGCGAGCCGAATTTCCGCACCCGCGCCGTCGCGCGGTTTCCCGCGGACCAGCGGGCGGCCATAGAGTCCTGGAAGCGCCTCGACCCGGCGGAAGAGGTGTTCTACCCCGGCTGCAACATCGTCGCGAGCCCTTACTTGACGTTTTCGAAGCTGTTCGACGGGCTGGAAATCCGCGGCGGCCTCGAATACTGCTGTGGTGAGATGTATTTCCGCATGGGCCTCTACGAACAGGTCGAGCAGGTCGCCGCGAAGCTCACGCGCTATTTCCGGCGGCTCGGCGTCAAGCGCGTGTACGCCTCGTGCACGGCCTGCCTCAACGTGTTGTCGCACGTGCTGCCGCAATTCGGCGCGGACTTCTCCGGCATCGAATTTGTGTCGTTCATCAGGCTCCTGCATGACCGGCTCGCGTCGGGCGCGCTGCGTATCTCTAATCCGCTCAACCACGTCACCGTGACGGTGCAGGACTCCTGCCATGCCAAGATATATGAGGAAGCCTATTACGACTGGCCGCGCCGCATTCTCGAACTGATCGGATGCGCCATCGTCGAAGCGCCCCGGAGCCGGCAGCGCGCGCACTGCTGCGGCATCGGCGCGGGCTTCTCGCACGAGGCCGGGTACGGCAAGTTCGACATCATTTCCGGACAGCGCGCATGCGCGGCCAACCTGCGCGCTTCGGGCGCGCAGCGTATCGCCGTGTACTGCAGCGGCTGTCTGCAAACGCAATCGGCGGCAAAATACGTTTCTCGAACACCGCAGCCCGTGTATCACGTCATCGAACTGGTCCAGGAAGCGATCGGCGAGAAACCGGCGCGGCGGCACCGGAAACTGGCCTTTGACCTCTTGGCCGGCACGCTTCTCCGCCAGGAAATGGGCAAGGCCCGCTTTTATGTGCCGCCCATCGAGTAA
- a CDS encoding exo-alpha-sialidase yields the protein MKRGFLVSAAVMVCACSLGAEAQSIDQARGADPRVDYAGLTRFGPWDDRNYAVTAEDLKLLAPNEEELKCGIPVFYRVELRRRFPHWMRTGPVQYPRAARQMFEIEYGGLMIDGVVQARRAKAGRIPAPVNAEIRLNEVLGANEITVEINPVFPNRVIAGANNIYGQEMYYSADGGLTWHIQGTLPSTCCDPTVGWSSDGLTAYAASLSAGLGVHFYRSTDFGETWSTALALTTSGSDKEFLHVDISPASPHKDNIYLTWHDGNVMQFARSRDKGLSFDPIVAFPDAPRGIGSDITTDTAGNVYYFYGAFSPQNSVMMLKSADGGSTWAPASVVGDTNGDFDWPVPSMETRRAWIYAAADADRSGGPYDGTIYCSWTDTTAPESTTPENNHTQVHVAYSRDGGGIWNFSIPHPTDDALTVDRYNQWLSVDANGVVHVVYYDTRHSANRSGVDLYYTFSTDGGVTWLDPQRVSSQTSNNLSDGQEWGDYNGISVMYEKIIPAWTDNRLGPPDHKDVYVADVLNVTAEPGFLLAADNLQQVVCVPGGLDDVTIDVTAMQDFVNPVTLSTSGLPAGATAGFSVNPVTPPGQTVLSVSLDASVAAGLYEIGISGSATDAEDRTLTLRVLAQDGPAGPPLLQLPADGEPNAGSPDVPLSWGAVEGAVEYRVQVSASSGFGTTLFDEKVAETGFLATGLTEDAAYYWRVASISSCAQGDFSAPFSFVAHTVPGQGSDICDAAPYVVEGVALNGTTAGASGTDITSCAYGDNLDVWFSYLPPEDGLAAISLCGSSYDTTLAVFDACNGSELGCNDDYCDVGSQLSVYVTGGEDYFIRIAGYGGAAGDYTLLVMRSGGGGNECENNLLADGGFETGTPNAGWQEYSENFGTPLCDGNACNENVGSGPHSGFWWAWFGGISSADEYGYVEQTVDIPSGGTATLSFFLEIPTANTSGYVRALVDGTALFEATQADQALYPAYTEVILDVSAYADGAPHTVRIEGGSSAGEVFNAFVDDVCLVSGNGGEGEGEGEGEGEGEGEGEGEGEGEGEGEGEGEGEGEGEGEGEGEGE from the coding sequence ATGAAAAGAGGCTTCTTGGTGAGTGCGGCAGTGATGGTGTGCGCATGTTCTCTTGGCGCGGAGGCGCAATCCATTGACCAGGCGCGCGGCGCGGACCCGCGCGTGGATTATGCGGGCTTGACCCGATTCGGGCCGTGGGACGACCGCAACTACGCCGTGACCGCCGAGGACCTGAAACTGCTTGCGCCCAATGAAGAAGAACTCAAGTGCGGCATCCCGGTTTTTTATCGTGTCGAGTTGCGGCGCCGGTTCCCGCACTGGATGCGTACGGGGCCGGTTCAGTACCCGCGAGCGGCGCGGCAGATGTTCGAGATCGAGTACGGCGGCCTGATGATAGACGGCGTGGTGCAGGCACGCCGGGCGAAAGCCGGCCGTATCCCGGCGCCTGTAAACGCGGAAATCCGGCTTAATGAGGTATTGGGTGCGAACGAGATCACGGTCGAGATCAACCCGGTGTTCCCCAACCGCGTCATAGCGGGCGCAAACAATATTTACGGGCAGGAGATGTACTATTCCGCCGACGGCGGCCTTACCTGGCACATCCAGGGGACGTTGCCGAGCACGTGCTGCGACCCCACGGTCGGCTGGTCTTCGGACGGCCTGACCGCCTATGCGGCCTCGTTGAGCGCGGGGCTCGGGGTGCATTTCTATCGTTCGACGGATTTCGGCGAGACGTGGAGCACCGCCCTTGCGTTGACGACATCCGGGAGCGACAAGGAATTCCTGCACGTTGACATCTCGCCGGCTTCGCCGCACAAGGACAACATCTATCTCACGTGGCACGACGGGAACGTGATGCAGTTCGCGCGTTCGCGCGACAAGGGCCTGTCGTTCGATCCCATCGTTGCATTCCCGGACGCGCCGCGCGGCATCGGCAGCGATATCACCACCGATACCGCGGGCAACGTCTATTACTTTTACGGCGCGTTCTCGCCGCAGAATTCGGTGATGATGCTCAAATCCGCCGACGGCGGCAGCACTTGGGCGCCCGCCTCGGTGGTGGGAGACACGAACGGCGACTTCGACTGGCCGGTTCCCTCGATGGAGACGCGCCGCGCGTGGATTTATGCCGCGGCGGACGCGGACCGCTCGGGCGGACCCTATGACGGGACGATCTACTGTTCCTGGACGGACACGACCGCGCCGGAATCGACCACGCCGGAGAACAATCACACGCAAGTGCACGTGGCATATTCGCGCGACGGCGGGGGAATCTGGAACTTCTCGATTCCCCATCCCACAGATGACGCCTTGACCGTGGACCGTTACAACCAATGGCTCAGCGTGGACGCCAACGGTGTGGTCCACGTGGTGTATTACGACACGCGCCACTCGGCGAACCGGTCGGGGGTTGACCTCTATTACACGTTTTCGACCGACGGCGGCGTAACCTGGCTCGACCCGCAGCGGGTTTCGTCGCAGACCTCGAACAACTTGAGCGACGGCCAGGAATGGGGCGACTACAACGGCATCTCGGTCATGTATGAGAAGATCATTCCCGCGTGGACCGACAACCGCTTGGGTCCGCCAGACCACAAGGACGTCTACGTTGCCGACGTGCTGAATGTGACCGCCGAGCCGGGCTTCCTGCTCGCCGCGGACAATCTGCAGCAGGTCGTCTGCGTGCCCGGCGGCCTCGATGATGTGACCATCGACGTCACCGCAATGCAGGACTTCGTCAATCCCGTGACGCTCTCAACCTCTGGACTGCCCGCGGGCGCTACGGCCGGTTTCTCGGTTAATCCGGTGACGCCGCCGGGCCAGACCGTGCTGTCCGTGTCGCTGGACGCGAGCGTCGCCGCGGGCCTGTACGAAATCGGCATCTCGGGTTCGGCGACTGACGCGGAAGACCGTACGCTCACGCTGCGCGTGCTGGCGCAAGACGGACCCGCCGGACCGCCCCTGCTGCAGCTCCCCGCCGACGGCGAGCCGAACGCGGGCAGCCCCGACGTGCCGTTGTCATGGGGTGCGGTCGAGGGCGCCGTGGAGTACCGCGTGCAGGTCAGCGCGTCCAGTGGTTTCGGCACGACCCTGTTTGATGAGAAAGTCGCTGAGACCGGCTTCCTTGCCACGGGACTGACCGAGGACGCGGCCTACTACTGGCGCGTGGCCTCGATCAGCAGTTGCGCACAGGGCGATTTCAGCGCGCCGTTTTCATTCGTAGCGCACACCGTCCCCGGCCAGGGCAGTGACATATGCGATGCCGCGCCCTACGTGGTCGAAGGCGTTGCTTTGAACGGCACGACGGCGGGCGCCTCGGGCACGGACATCACTTCGTGCGCCTATGGGGACAATCTGGATGTGTGGTTCTCTTACCTGCCGCCGGAGGATGGGCTCGCGGCAATCAGCCTGTGCGGCAGCAGTTATGACACGACCTTGGCGGTGTTTGACGCGTGCAATGGGTCGGAACTTGGTTGTAACGACGACTATTGCGATGTGGGTTCGCAACTCTCCGTCTATGTTACTGGCGGCGAGGACTATTTCATCCGCATTGCCGGATACGGCGGCGCGGCAGGCGATTACACCCTGCTGGTCATGCGTTCCGGCGGCGGCGGGAACGAATGCGAAAACAACCTCTTGGCCGACGGGGGCTTCGAAACGGGGACGCCGAACGCGGGATGGCAGGAGTACTCCGAGAATTTCGGCACGCCGCTCTGCGACGGCAATGCCTGCAACGAAAATGTTGGTTCGGGGCCGCATTCCGGTTTCTGGTGGGCATGGTTCGGCGGCATATCCTCGGCTGACGAATATGGCTACGTCGAACAGACGGTCGACATCCCATCCGGCGGCACAGCGACGCTTTCGTTCTTCCTCGAGATACCCACGGCGAACACGTCGGGCTATGTGCGCGCTCTTGTAGACGGCACGGCGCTCTTTGAAGCGACGCAGGCGGATCAGGCGCTCTACCCAGCATATACGGAGGTCATCCTGGATGTCTCGGCTTATGCGGACGGCGCGCCGCATACCGTGAGAATTGAAGGCGGATCGAGCGCAGGCGAAGTTTTTAACGCCTTTGTGGATGACGTATGCCTCGTTTCAGGCAACGGAGGAGAGGGTGAAGGTGAAGGAGAGGGTGAAGGAGAGGGTGAAGGAGAGGGTGAAGGAGAGGGTGAAGGAGAGGGTGAAGGAGAGGGTGAAGGAGAGGGTGAAGGAGAGGGTGAAGGAGAGGGTGAAGGAGAGGGTGAAG